The Flavobacterium sp. M31R6 nucleotide sequence AGTACGAACCTTGAGCAGTAATTTTCCATTTGTCGTTTATGCTATGTTCAAAAATACCCAAAAGGCTTCTTTCCAGCATTTGTGTAGGATCTAATTCTTTCTCTGATGTAGTAAAGCTTCTTGGTAATTCTTCGTAACCATTTTTGGCATATACATAGTTGCTACCAATTGCATTTACTTTAGAGAATTGCTGCGTATATTCAAGCGTTGCAGAAGTTTTGTCTGTAAATAAATATTTTAATACGGGTGCAAAAGTATAGCGGTCATTAAAATCAAAATCGCGGTAACTGTCTTTCTTTTCTCCCATAGCATTGAAACGGTACAAAAGTTTTCCGTCTTTAGTCAATTTACCGTCTAAATCCAATGTTCCTCTGTACATGCCATAGCTTCCCAAAGACAAACTTGCCTCACCTTTGTTTCTTCCGCTTGGTTTTTTGGTTACCACATTATAAAAACCACTTGGATTTCCGTTTGATAACATAAATCCTGCGGGACCTTTTACAAATTCAATACGTTCTACCATACTCATGTCTTCCGTCAGCGGACCCCAAGTTGTACTCACGTTCATACCATTTCTAAAAGCAGCAACTTGGCTACCTCTCATCGTAATATTGGCGTAATTATCCCAATGCTCTACACGTGTGGCTCCACTCACGTTGCGGGTTACGCCTTCAAGCATATTATTGATTTGTTGGTCTTGAATTAGTTTTCCTGTTACAACCTGAATATTTTGTGGGATTTCGATAATTGGGGACTGCAAACGAAGTGAAGATGAAACACGATTGGTTTTAAAAGCACTTTTATTGCTTAAAACAACCACTTGGCTCAATTCGTTATTGGATAAAGAAAGATTGATGTCTATAGTTGCAGTTTCTCCAGCTACTATTGTTATGCTTTGTTGGACATCATTGTTACCGACTAATGTCACTATTAAAGTGTAATTATCTGCCGGTATGTTTTTGAGGGTATAAACACCGTTGTTATCGGCGATTGTTGTTCTGTTTAATTCTTTTATTGTAACCGAAACTCCTTCTGCGGGTTTATTGTCACTGGTTTGAACAGTTCCTTTTAGGCTTCCAATGCTTTGCGCAAAAGAGCTGGCTGTGGAAATGATAAATAGACATAAGAACAATTTTAATAGGGGTAATTGTTGATTCAAATATTTCATAGATTAAGGTATAAAGTTTTTTAATGGTTTATTATTATTTAGAATAAATAAAAATAATGCAAATGTAAAAATTATACTTAATTTAACTATATTTATTTAGATTAATTATAAATAAAAAATTTAAGTCAATGATTTATGGGGTTTTAGAGCATAAAAAAACCTTGCTATAAAATAGCAAGGTTAGTATTTAGTAAGATAAAAGTTGTTATTTAGCTATTGAATCTTTTTTCATTCCGAATTTTTCCGAGCTTGGTTTCCCGAGTTGAACTCCAGAAATGGATGTGACAAGGCTGTCTTTGTTAATTAGTGTATAGGTTATCTTTTGTGGATAGTCATGTTTTGGATTTTCAAAAACCAATTGTTTTTGGGTTTTGGTCGTGAGTTTAAATGCAACAGCTTTGTTCTCATTTTGTCCTTTTACTGTGGCGTTATAGAATAAGTCTTCTCCTTTTTGCTGTAATATTATGGATTCAAAATGCAAAGTGTCTTTGCCTTTTATGAAAAAGGATTCGGCTTGAAAAGTACTGTCGTTTAGTTGCTTCCAATTCTCGGAAAGATCACCATCAGCTGTTTTGGTGCTCCATTTTCCAAGTAACCAGTTGGCCGTTTTTATTTGGTCTTTCTCGGTTGCTTCAGAGTTTTTACAGGAAACTATGGCTAATAAAAGCAGTAAAAGAGTTATTTTTTGAAACATTTGCGTGAATATTTGGTGTTATTTTGAATGAGCTAATTTATGAAAAAATAGAATAGAAAGATTTTAGATTTTTGATTAACGATTTTTGATTTTAGATATTTTGACTTCTTAAATCAAAAAACGTTAATCAAAAAACAGCAATCATTTTACGCTTTCATTCAAAATAGAATAAACCAGTTCTTTAGTAGGTTTTTGATCTTTCAGTTTTTCTCTAACCACATCAAAAGTTACTTTAAAATCACAACCCAATTTATAATCACCACAACCATAAGCGGTTTTTCCTTTCAAGACTGTTCCTTTTTTGCATTTTGGACAGGCTAATTTATCTTGTGATGTTTTCTCAGCTTTCTCCGTTGTTTTCTTTGGTTCTAATATCAGTTTGAAATTTTCATCAAAGCGGAGCAAACCTTCCACAATTCCGGCATCGGTTTTAAAGTCTTTCAAATTTACGGTAGATCCTTTTTGAAGCAATCGCAAGTATTGGTTCTCGGATATTTTTTTCTCCGCAAAAGTATAAGGCAATACAAAAGCGCAACCCACTTTATAATCGCCACATCCATAAGCGGACTTTCCTTTTATAAGCGTGTTTTTTTTACATTTCGGACAGATTTCTGCCAAAATTCCTGCCGCTTTCTTTTTCTCAACTTTGATGGCTTCTTTCTGAACACTTCCTTCGTGTGAAATATTGGCGCGTCTGGTTTCACTTCGCACTTCATAGACCAAAGCTTCTACCATCTGTTTCATGTTTTTGATAAACGCACCAGCGGTAAATTCTCCTTTTTCAATGTCTTTCAATTGCTTTTCCCAAGAACCCGTCAATTCTGCTGATTTTATTAATTCATTCTGGATAGTGTCAATCAGTTGAATTCCAGTTGGTGTTGGCAAAACCTGTTTTTTGTTTCGAACGATGTATTGGCGTTTGAAAAGCGTTTCGATAATATTGGCTCGTGTTGATGGACGACCAATACCATTTTCTTTCATCAATTCGCGTAAATCTTCATCGTCGACTTGCTTGCCCGCGGTTTCCATGGCGCGCAATAAAGTCGCTTCCGTAAACTGATTGGGCGGTTTGGTTTCTTTTTCCAAAAAGGAAGGTACGTGTGGGCCTTTTTCACCCACGACAAAACTTGGCAATATATCGGCTTCTTTTTCTTTGGCGTTTGGGTCTTCAAAAACTACGCGAAATCCTTTTTTCAAGATTTCTTTTCCAGTTGTTTTGAATAGTACATCGGCAGCTTTTCCAATTACTGTAGTGTTGGCAACCAAACAATCGTCATAAAATACGGCAATAAACCGTTTCACAATAATATCATATACTTGTTGCTGGTTGTATTGCAAATTGGATTGTACGCCTGTTGGAATAATAGCGTGGTGATCGGTTACTTTTTTATCGTTGAAAACCTTAGGTGATTTTTTAATCTTTTTTTCTAAAAGTGGTTGGGTTAATTCACTATAATTCGTCAATTTTTGCAGAATACCCGGCACTTTCGGATAGATATCGTTTGGTAAAAATGTGGTATCTACTCTGGGATAAGTGACTACTTTTTGTTCGTATAAGGTCTGAACAATTTTAAGCGTTTCATCAGCTGAAAAACCAAATTTTTGATTACAATAAACTTGTAAACCTGTTAAATCAAAGAGTTTAGGAGCATATTCATTACCATTCTTTTTTTCGACAGAAACAATTTCGAACTCACTTTCCTTGACTTTGTTGGCTAAAACTTCACCGTCTTCCTTTTTCAGAAAACGTCCTTCTTCATAACTGAAAAGTGTCTCTCTATATAATGTTTGCAATTCCCAATACGGTTGAGGTTTGAAATTCTCAATTTCTTTAAATCGGTCAACGACCATTGCCAAGGTTGGCGTTTGTACTCTTCCAATGGACAAAACTTGTTTGTATCCGCCATGTTTTACAGTATATAAACGAGTAGCGTTCATACCGAGTAACCAGTCGCCAATGGCTCTGGAAAACCCTGCGTAATATAAATTATCGTAGTTGGCTGATGGTTTTAGGTTTTCAAAACCCTCTTTGATAGCTTCAGTGGTTAGGGACGAAATCCATAGGCGCTGTACTTCACCTTTATAATTGGCTTCATTCATCACCCAACGCTGAATCAGTTCTCCTTCTTGACCGGCATCCCCGCAGTTGATGACCAATTCGGCTTTGTCAAATAAACCTTTTACGATTCTGAATTGCTTTTGAATCCCTGAATTCTGAACCACTTTGGTCTCAAATTTCTCGGGAAGCATGGGCAGGTTGTTCAAGTCCCAACTTTTCCAATTGGGTTTGTAATCGTTGGGTTCTTTTAAGGTGCATAAATGTCCAAAGGTGTAAGTGACCTGATAGCCATTGCCTTCAAAATACCCATCGTGTTTGGTATTGGCTCCCAAAACGGATGCGATTTCGCGTGCTACACTTGGTTTTTCGGCAATACAGACCTTCATTTTCTCCTACTGATTTGAAGGCGCAAATTAGGAATTTAGAATTTGGTATTAAAGAGAAATTTTACGGAGTTATAAACGGCTACGACTAAGTCATTGCGAAGAACGAAGCACATGAGAGAAGCGAACGGAGCGATAGTTAATCATATTTGGTATTTTCGTTCCGATAATTTGTTGGGTTTTGCTATTGATCGTTAGATTGCTTCGTTCCTGACATGGACTTTGATTTCAGGTTTGTATTAGGTCCGCAACATGTGGGGCGAAGTCGGGAGACTTCGCAGAGCAAAGCCGCATGCCCATATTAATTTTTTGGCATTGGTGGAGGTGGAGGAGAATCTTTTGAAATAGTGCCTTGCCAGCTTGTGTACATCCATTTCCCTTTTTCTCTGACAAATATAGCGGTGTATAAAAATTCGACAACATATTTTCCATCGAAAAAGACTTGACCTCTCCCATTAATAATCCCAACATTTCCATAAACCCTTATTTTTTTGTCAAAGAATTTAGTTGTTCCCATTTCAAACATCTTGAGGCGTTCAGTATCCGCAAGGCTCTGTTCTTTGTTAGCAACAACTCCGTCGGCGTTAATGGTAAAAAAATCATCAGAAACGTCAGTTTTGAAATAACTGTTAGCGTGTGTAAAATTTACATTCTGAAACATTTTTGTTTCAGCATCCTCCAGTTCTTTTTTTAAGGATTCAGAAACATTTTTTTGAGCATAACTAATAGGTGAAAATAGTATAACACACAAAATTAAGAGAAGTTTAAAACCATTCATCGTCTGCGTTTTTAAAGTTAGTTAGTATTAAATCTAAAAGTAAAAACTAAAACTGTATAAAATGAAAAATAGTAATAGTATAAGTGTCTAGTTTTTAACTGATTAAACAAAATTAATGGATTTGATTTAGAAAATGTATTTTTTGAAAAAAAAATAAACATATTAGGTTGATATTTAGTATTATACGGTGAATTTACTTTGTCTGCTTGCTGTAGCCCAGATGTGAGACATGTACATAAAGATTAATTTTTTGCAAATAAAAAAAGCTACAAATAATGTTTAGTTGTAGGTTTTTTGGGTTGTGTATTAGCTTTGTTGCTAATCGTTGCGGGCAGGGATTATAAATCCGCGCAATCTTGGTGTACAATTGGAATGGGAAGGTATTAGTGTGATTTAGTTTTGGCTATTCCGAGAATCTGCTCGTGATAGAGGGTGAATTTGCAAAAATGTAAATTAACTTGTTGTCTTGAGTTTGAAAAAGTAATACCATTCTTGGGTTGTAGAAATTGCTAAAAAGAACAATAAAAATTGAATACTTTTTTTTGTACTTTTGCAAACCGAAAGGAATGAATGTTTTTTAGAAGATAGAAAATATAAATTACAACAGTTCATTTAGCCTTTTGGCAAAAATAAATAGACAAGAAATAAAGAAATATACAGATGTTAGATAGACTTCAATATGTAAAACAGCGTTTTGACGAGATTTCGGATTTGATTATTCAACCGGATGTTATCGCTGATCAAAAACGGTATGTGCTGCTTAACCAAGAGTACAAAAGTATTAAGAACTTGGTTGAAAAGCGTGAAGAATATATTTTGGTATTGGCCAACATAGAGGAAGCCAACGAAATTATTGCTGACGGAAGTGATGCCGATATGGTGGAAATGGCCAAAATGCAGCTTGACGAAGCCAAAGAAAGATTACCGCAACTGGAAGATGAGATTAAATTTATGTTGATCCCTAAAGATCCAGAAGATGCGAAAAACGTAATGGTGGAGATTCGTGCCGGTACAGGTGGGGACGAAGCCAGTATTTTTGCAGGTGATTTGTTCCGTATGTACACTAAATACTGTGAAGGACAAGGATGGAGAACATCGGTTGTGGATATGAACGAAGGTACTTCGGGAGGTTTCAAAGAGGTGATTTTTGAGGTTACAGGTGAAGATGTTTATGGTACTTTGAAGTTCGAAGCAGGTGTTCATCGTGTGCAGCGTGTTCCGCAAACGGAAACTCAAGGTCGTGTGCATACATCGGCAGCGACGGTTATGGTACTTCCGGAAGCGGAGGAATTTGACGTACAAATCGATATGAACGATGTTCGTGTGGATTTCTTCTGTTCATCAGGACCTGGAGGACAATCGGTAAATACTACGAAATCGGCAGTTCGTTTGACGCACATTCCAACTGGATTGGTGGCGCAATGTCAAGATCAAAAATCGCAACACAAGAATAAAGATAAAGCTTTGACGGTTTTGCGTTC carries:
- the prfA gene encoding peptide chain release factor 1, with product MLDRLQYVKQRFDEISDLIIQPDVIADQKRYVLLNQEYKSIKNLVEKREEYILVLANIEEANEIIADGSDADMVEMAKMQLDEAKERLPQLEDEIKFMLIPKDPEDAKNVMVEIRAGTGGDEASIFAGDLFRMYTKYCEGQGWRTSVVDMNEGTSGGFKEVIFEVTGEDVYGTLKFEAGVHRVQRVPQTETQGRVHTSAATVMVLPEAEEFDVQIDMNDVRVDFFCSSGPGGQSVNTTKSAVRLTHIPTGLVAQCQDQKSQHKNKDKALTVLRSRLYEMELAKKQAEDATKRTSQVSSGDRSAKIRTYNYAQGRVTDHRVGLTLYDLGNIMNGDIQKIVDELALVNNMEKLKEASEVF
- a CDS encoding DUF6265 family protein, which gives rise to MFQKITLLLLLLAIVSCKNSEATEKDQIKTANWLLGKWSTKTADGDLSENWKQLNDSTFQAESFFIKGKDTLHFESIILQQKGEDLFYNATVKGQNENKAVAFKLTTKTQKQLVFENPKHDYPQKITYTLINKDSLVTSISGVQLGKPSSEKFGMKKDSIAK
- a CDS encoding nuclear transport factor 2 family protein is translated as MNGFKLLLILCVILFSPISYAQKNVSESLKKELEDAETKMFQNVNFTHANSYFKTDVSDDFFTINADGVVANKEQSLADTERLKMFEMGTTKFFDKKIRVYGNVGIINGRGQVFFDGKYVVEFLYTAIFVREKGKWMYTSWQGTISKDSPPPPPMPKN
- a CDS encoding DNA topoisomerase 3, whose product is MKVCIAEKPSVAREIASVLGANTKHDGYFEGNGYQVTYTFGHLCTLKEPNDYKPNWKSWDLNNLPMLPEKFETKVVQNSGIQKQFRIVKGLFDKAELVINCGDAGQEGELIQRWVMNEANYKGEVQRLWISSLTTEAIKEGFENLKPSANYDNLYYAGFSRAIGDWLLGMNATRLYTVKHGGYKQVLSIGRVQTPTLAMVVDRFKEIENFKPQPYWELQTLYRETLFSYEEGRFLKKEDGEVLANKVKESEFEIVSVEKKNGNEYAPKLFDLTGLQVYCNQKFGFSADETLKIVQTLYEQKVVTYPRVDTTFLPNDIYPKVPGILQKLTNYSELTQPLLEKKIKKSPKVFNDKKVTDHHAIIPTGVQSNLQYNQQQVYDIIVKRFIAVFYDDCLVANTTVIGKAADVLFKTTGKEILKKGFRVVFEDPNAKEKEADILPSFVVGEKGPHVPSFLEKETKPPNQFTEATLLRAMETAGKQVDDEDLRELMKENGIGRPSTRANIIETLFKRQYIVRNKKQVLPTPTGIQLIDTIQNELIKSAELTGSWEKQLKDIEKGEFTAGAFIKNMKQMVEALVYEVRSETRRANISHEGSVQKEAIKVEKKKAAGILAEICPKCKKNTLIKGKSAYGCGDYKVGCAFVLPYTFAEKKISENQYLRLLQKGSTVNLKDFKTDAGIVEGLLRFDENFKLILEPKKTTEKAEKTSQDKLACPKCKKGTVLKGKTAYGCGDYKLGCDFKVTFDVVREKLKDQKPTKELVYSILNESVK